The following are encoded together in the Cyanobacterium aponinum PCC 10605 genome:
- the ycf46 gene encoding stress-responsive protein Ycf46: MKEELNTLIKAQYPLIYLVTSEEERAEKAIADIVAESNDKNPPRIYAWTVTRGLVELDNPNGSSVQHNTVSPEAAIEWVVRQKEAGIYIFKDLHPYLESPPVTRWLRDAIASFKGTDKIIILMSPYQQTPLELEKDLVVLDFPLPQASELDQVLEKALKRARGKQLQPEIKERLRRAALGLTIDEAEKVYRKALVKAGKLSDEEVEIVLSEKKQLIRRNGILDYIEEDETINGVGGLEELKHWLTQRSQAFTEKARDYGLPQPKGMLILGVPGCGKSLIAKTTSKLWGLPLLRLDMGRVYDGSMVGKSEANLRSALKTAESISPAILFIDELDKAFAGSAGSGDSDGGTSSRIFGSFLTWMQEKQSPVFVMATANRLEKLPGEFLRKGRFDEIFFVDLPNAQEREAIFHIHLKKRRHDIDRFDLDQLAKVSDGFSGAEIEQAIVAAMYEAFAQEREFTQLDIIAAIKATLPLSRTMTEQVSALRDWARQRARPASSSIAEYQRMEF; the protein is encoded by the coding sequence AATGACAAGAATCCCCCTCGCATTTATGCTTGGACTGTTACTCGTGGTCTGGTAGAGTTAGATAATCCTAATGGCAGTTCTGTACAACATAACACTGTGTCCCCTGAAGCGGCGATCGAGTGGGTTGTCAGACAAAAAGAAGCAGGAATCTATATCTTCAAAGACTTACATCCTTACTTGGAGTCTCCCCCCGTTACCCGTTGGTTAAGAGATGCGATCGCCTCTTTCAAAGGTACAGATAAGATCATTATATTAATGTCCCCTTATCAACAAACCCCTTTGGAATTGGAAAAAGACCTCGTGGTTTTGGATTTTCCCTTGCCCCAAGCCAGTGAATTGGATCAGGTTTTGGAAAAAGCCCTCAAAAGAGCCAGAGGAAAGCAGTTACAGCCTGAAATTAAGGAAAGACTGCGTCGTGCCGCATTAGGTTTAACCATCGATGAAGCGGAAAAGGTATATCGTAAAGCCTTAGTCAAGGCAGGAAAATTAAGCGATGAAGAGGTTGAGATTGTCCTTTCTGAGAAGAAGCAACTAATCCGTCGTAACGGTATCCTAGACTATATCGAAGAGGATGAAACTATCAACGGAGTAGGTGGTTTAGAAGAACTGAAACACTGGTTAACCCAACGTTCTCAGGCTTTCACCGAAAAAGCAAGAGATTATGGACTACCTCAACCCAAAGGAATGCTGATTCTAGGCGTACCTGGGTGTGGAAAGTCACTCATTGCCAAGACCACTTCTAAATTGTGGGGTTTACCCTTACTTCGCTTAGATATGGGTAGAGTCTATGATGGCTCGATGGTTGGTAAATCTGAAGCCAATTTACGCAGTGCCTTAAAAACCGCAGAATCAATTTCTCCTGCTATACTCTTTATCGATGAGTTAGACAAAGCCTTCGCTGGTAGTGCAGGGTCTGGAGATTCCGACGGAGGAACATCTAGTCGTATTTTCGGTTCATTCCTCACATGGATGCAGGAAAAACAATCTCCTGTATTCGTAATGGCAACGGCTAACCGTTTAGAAAAATTGCCCGGTGAGTTTTTACGCAAAGGTCGTTTTGACGAAATCTTTTTCGTCGATTTACCTAATGCCCAAGAAAGAGAAGCGATTTTCCATATTCACCTCAAAAAACGTCGCCATGATATTGACAGATTTGATCTGGATCAATTAGCAAAAGTTTCCGACGGGTTTTCAGGGGCAGAAATAGAACAAGCGATCGTAGCGGCTATGTATGAGGCTTTTGCCCAAGAGCGAGAGTTTACACAGCTAGACATCATTGCCGCTATCAAGGCTACATTGCCCCTATCCCGTACCATGACTGAGCAGGTCTCTGCACTACGAGACTGGGCAAGACAACGCGCCCGACCTGCTTCGTCCTCCATAGCGGAATATCAACGCATGGAGTTTTAA